From one Leptospira noumeaensis genomic stretch:
- the hisE gene encoding phosphoribosyl-ATP diphosphatase translates to MEFLLKLEELLRKRKEELPEKSYTAELFRDGVDRILKKIGEEAGEVIIAAKNPNEKELVHEIADLIFHLEVLMVEKGISLSTIAKELEKRHS, encoded by the coding sequence ATGGAATTTTTACTGAAATTGGAAGAGTTACTCCGCAAACGTAAGGAAGAATTGCCTGAAAAGTCTTATACTGCAGAACTCTTTCGTGACGGGGTTGACCGCATCCTAAAAAAAATTGGCGAAGAAGCAGGTGAAGTCATCATTGCTGCGAAAAATCCCAATGAAAAAGAATTGGTTCACGAAATTGCCGACTTAATCTTTCATTTAGAAGTTCTTATGGTAGAAAAAGGAATTAGTCTTTCTACCATCGCCAAAGAATTAGAAAAACGCCACAGTTAA
- the lpxK gene encoding tetraacyldisaccharide 4'-kinase, with product MKLLLYLFYPLSLLYQFLFWWQQKETTSFTLPNVLVISVGNLTVGGTGKTPFVQYLVRFFKQTCPGYAITILSRGYKAEKSKEGAILTDGRSPNLYGDEPSQHKEMFPDVQVIIGRNRKKSFLLHNQIQSKKHIVILDDGFQHKALHRDFDFVLLDANSPLGNGFTLPLGLLREPADHIKRANAILFTKITNQNKTGLLKYNSELKKIVPHVPIYFSQFESSVVELQIHNDLEQIPFIPQLDSQYFLVTGVGNPKHVYETAKTTLLTDSIRTKFFPDHFEFNESVLSSLSKEILPDEILVTTEKDWIKLRTHKDFQEDLKRKKTKVLLLLIQVSVTEENQLKSMLAGLVSTYEVKNDLVSKT from the coding sequence ATGAAGTTATTACTCTATTTGTTTTATCCTCTGAGTTTGTTGTACCAGTTTTTATTTTGGTGGCAACAGAAAGAGACAACCTCCTTTACTTTACCCAATGTTCTCGTCATCAGTGTGGGAAATTTAACTGTAGGGGGGACAGGTAAAACTCCTTTTGTCCAATATCTGGTAAGGTTTTTCAAACAAACTTGCCCAGGTTATGCGATAACAATTTTGTCTCGTGGTTATAAAGCAGAAAAAAGTAAAGAAGGGGCCATTCTTACCGATGGCCGCTCTCCGAATTTATATGGGGATGAACCAAGCCAACACAAAGAAATGTTTCCTGACGTACAAGTGATCATTGGTAGAAATAGAAAAAAATCATTTCTTTTGCACAACCAAATCCAATCAAAAAAACATATTGTGATTTTAGATGATGGTTTCCAACACAAGGCCTTACACCGCGATTTCGATTTTGTATTACTTGATGCAAACTCTCCCTTAGGGAATGGATTTACCTTACCTCTTGGTTTGTTAAGAGAACCGGCCGATCATATCAAAAGAGCCAATGCGATTCTATTTACCAAAATCACGAATCAAAACAAAACGGGTTTACTAAAATATAATTCTGAATTGAAAAAAATAGTTCCTCATGTTCCGATTTATTTTTCTCAGTTTGAATCCTCTGTGGTAGAATTACAAATCCACAATGATTTAGAACAAATTCCATTCATCCCGCAATTGGACTCCCAATACTTTTTAGTCACAGGGGTAGGCAATCCCAAACATGTTTATGAAACAGCAAAAACTACTTTGTTAACGGATTCCATTCGAACAAAATTTTTTCCTGATCATTTTGAATTTAATGAATCTGTATTGTCTTCTTTATCAAAAGAAATTTTGCCTGATGAAATATTGGTTACTACGGAGAAAGATTGGATCAAATTACGAACACATAAAGATTTCCAGGAAGACCTTAAGAGAAAAAAAACGAAGGTGTTACTTTTACTCATCCAAGTCTCAGTCACAGAAGAAAATCAGTTGAAGTCTATGTTAGCTGGTCTCGTTTCCACATACGAAGTAAAAAACGATCTGGTTTCAAAGACTTAA
- the flhF gene encoding flagellar biosynthesis protein FlhF, whose protein sequence is MDFVKIRGKDLQDCIMQMKMKYGPEAHLYDQRVITEGGLFGTGLMAQRMYEIDVGVPEKQNSKERIERKLKDLKELIKQKQRTESLPESSLVGIGSNNSQAIGGGNPLLRKKNIDAVRPFSERRRRQNPPVYEIESLEERAVGLSIVEAKESPLETIPQSKPQNPERHPHIQKIVNRLLNEGMSSGFLEEMAVALERRLSAVDLTRYANVTDKAVTYLEERIQIDSDLFSGTPRGKRKIIFFVGPTGSGKTTSIAKLAAKYSLHMGKKVSLYTTDNYRIAAIDQLKFYADAMGLPFYAAKDLRKWKETILRDGSELILVDTAGYSHRKSENLEKLQEFYQVFGEKDYIETVLVLSSTVSKDNALAVANAYESVGYKRILLTKLDEAEFLGSVVELADTIHREFAFLSVGQDVPFDILNASKKLLAECVIFPEKLKGIAGEVFEKTV, encoded by the coding sequence ATGGATTTTGTAAAAATCCGAGGCAAAGACTTACAAGACTGCATCATGCAGATGAAGATGAAATACGGTCCAGAGGCACACCTCTATGACCAACGAGTGATCACGGAAGGTGGACTCTTTGGGACAGGGCTTATGGCCCAACGTATGTATGAAATCGATGTAGGTGTTCCCGAAAAACAAAACTCCAAAGAGAGAATTGAACGTAAGTTAAAAGATCTCAAAGAACTCATCAAACAAAAACAGAGAACTGAATCCCTCCCTGAGTCGAGCCTTGTGGGAATCGGATCTAACAATTCCCAAGCGATAGGTGGAGGGAATCCTCTCCTTCGTAAAAAAAATATCGATGCAGTTCGTCCTTTTTCGGAGCGCCGCCGCAGACAGAACCCCCCTGTTTATGAAATTGAATCTCTGGAAGAAAGGGCAGTGGGTTTGTCTATAGTAGAAGCGAAAGAATCTCCACTTGAGACAATTCCGCAATCTAAACCGCAAAACCCAGAGAGGCATCCACACATCCAAAAAATCGTAAATCGTCTGTTAAACGAAGGGATGTCTTCTGGATTTTTGGAAGAAATGGCTGTGGCACTCGAACGCAGATTGTCTGCCGTGGATCTGACTCGATATGCCAATGTTACGGACAAAGCAGTCACTTATTTAGAAGAAAGAATTCAAATTGATTCAGACCTTTTTAGTGGGACTCCTCGCGGAAAACGAAAAATCATTTTCTTTGTGGGACCAACTGGATCCGGTAAAACTACATCCATTGCCAAACTTGCTGCCAAATACAGTTTGCACATGGGGAAAAAAGTTTCCCTTTATACAACTGACAACTACCGTATTGCCGCCATTGACCAACTAAAGTTTTATGCGGATGCTATGGGTTTGCCATTCTATGCAGCCAAGGATTTACGTAAATGGAAGGAAACCATCCTTCGTGATGGATCCGAACTCATCCTCGTGGATACGGCTGGATACTCGCATAGGAAATCAGAAAACCTCGAAAAACTTCAGGAATTCTACCAAGTTTTTGGGGAAAAGGATTATATTGAAACCGTCTTAGTGCTTTCCTCCACTGTTTCTAAAGACAATGCATTGGCAGTGGCAAACGCGTATGAGTCGGTCGGTTATAAAAGAATTTTATTAACTAAGCTAGATGAAGCAGAATTTTTAGGTTCTGTAGTGGAATTGGCCGATACTATTCACAGGGAATTCGCATTCTTAAGTGTGGGGCAGGATGTTCCTTTTGATATCCTAAATGCCTCGAAAAAACTTCTTGCCGAATGTGTAATTTTTCCTGAAAAATTGAAAGGGATAGCGGGCGAGGTCTTCGAAAAGACCGTGTAA
- the whiG gene encoding RNA polymerase sigma factor WhiG, producing MSRLLDKYNQFDETDLWKQYRVNKDAEIRSYLVEKYSPLVKHVAGRIAIGMPQNVEFEDLVSYGVFGLLDAIEKFDPSREIKFKTYAMTRIRGSVFDELRSVDWIPRSIRQKAKQLENIIAMLENKEGKKVDDEEIAKELGVSMEEYNSLLAKLSGTSLVSLNDIWFLGDENDEVSFMETLESPMNMNPDNIIEKEEIKNVIVEAIQSLPEKEKKVIVLYYYEDLTLKEIGEVLEVTESRISQLHTKAVARLRSKLSKVKSAIQKR from the coding sequence ATGTCAAGATTGCTAGACAAATACAATCAGTTTGATGAGACAGATCTTTGGAAACAATACCGCGTCAATAAGGATGCGGAGATCCGAAGTTACCTTGTTGAAAAATATTCACCTCTCGTCAAACACGTGGCTGGGAGAATTGCGATCGGTATGCCTCAAAATGTCGAGTTTGAGGATCTCGTTAGTTACGGCGTCTTTGGTTTGTTAGACGCTATTGAGAAATTCGACCCTTCTCGCGAAATTAAATTCAAAACATATGCTATGACCCGTATCCGTGGGTCCGTTTTTGATGAACTAAGAAGTGTGGACTGGATCCCTCGTTCCATCCGTCAAAAAGCAAAACAATTAGAAAACATCATTGCCATGCTTGAAAACAAGGAAGGCAAAAAAGTAGATGATGAAGAGATCGCCAAAGAACTCGGTGTCTCTATGGAAGAATACAATTCTCTTCTTGCAAAACTATCTGGCACTTCTCTTGTCTCTTTAAATGATATTTGGTTTCTCGGGGATGAGAACGATGAAGTTTCCTTTATGGAAACTTTAGAGTCTCCGATGAATATGAACCCTGACAATATCATCGAAAAAGAAGAAATCAAAAACGTAATTGTAGAAGCCATCCAATCACTTCCGGAAAAAGAAAAAAAGGTAATCGTACTTTATTATTATGAAGACCTGACTCTTAAAGAAATTGGCGAAGTATTGGAAGTAACGGAATCAAGAATTTCCCAACTCCATACAAAAGCAGTCGCAAGACTTCGCAGCAAACTCTCTAAAGTAAAATCCGCGATCCAAAAAAGGTAA
- the mnmC gene encoding FAD-dependent 5-carboxymethylaminomethyl-2-thiouridine(34) oxidoreductase MnmC, with the protein MKKKERTAIVVGAGIAGVSICLALKKRNIQTILIDSESEPAKHASGNPIGVVYPFLTKHKTAESEFSLQAFMYFLSIWEDLGLESLVPHVDGIYFLLEKDESYDRYSHALRSHQILNHIAEESLEPVSGIRSLFFPKGKSLSPKDLTKQILILANPETKFNCQLTKWQQSENGKILCQTTDGELYCDYLFLSQGYQFAEDPNSKWLPLKKVRGQILQIPKQNQTNRHGILYGDYITAPIQGYQVLGASYDEFKLEEEPRPQESETLWKEMVQKLPTLVADWNLPNARLLPTRVSYRTQSQDRGPVLGKLPDISKIDLTIKYQNLLKKDGKQMKIPYFENVGILNGLGSRGLTHSLFAAEILVSSMFSEPDVVQERIFKSLKPDRFLLRMWKRDQLT; encoded by the coding sequence ATGAAGAAAAAAGAGAGAACTGCCATCGTTGTTGGAGCAGGGATTGCGGGTGTTAGTATTTGCCTTGCTCTAAAAAAAAGAAATATACAAACCATTTTAATTGATTCCGAATCGGAACCTGCAAAACACGCCAGTGGAAATCCGATAGGTGTTGTTTACCCTTTCCTCACAAAACACAAAACAGCTGAATCGGAATTTTCTCTACAAGCATTTATGTATTTTTTATCCATTTGGGAGGATTTAGGTTTAGAATCACTAGTTCCCCATGTAGATGGAATTTATTTCCTTTTAGAAAAGGACGAGTCTTATGATCGTTATTCCCATGCCCTCCGCTCTCATCAAATTTTAAATCATATAGCAGAAGAAAGTTTAGAACCGGTCTCTGGCATCAGATCCCTTTTTTTTCCAAAAGGAAAATCTTTATCTCCGAAAGACCTTACCAAACAAATATTAATTTTAGCGAACCCGGAAACAAAATTCAACTGTCAGTTAACTAAGTGGCAACAATCTGAAAATGGAAAGATCCTTTGCCAAACAACGGATGGTGAACTTTATTGTGATTATCTTTTTTTAAGCCAAGGGTATCAATTTGCGGAGGATCCAAATTCCAAATGGTTGCCTTTAAAAAAAGTTCGAGGACAGATCTTACAGATCCCCAAACAAAACCAAACAAATAGACATGGAATTTTATATGGAGATTACATCACAGCACCCATCCAAGGTTACCAAGTTTTAGGGGCCAGCTATGACGAGTTCAAACTGGAAGAGGAACCAAGACCGCAAGAATCTGAAACTCTTTGGAAGGAAATGGTTCAAAAATTACCAACACTTGTTGCAGATTGGAATCTACCTAACGCTCGCTTGTTGCCAACGAGAGTCAGTTATAGAACACAATCACAGGATCGTGGCCCAGTGCTTGGGAAATTGCCAGATATTTCCAAAATAGATCTCACAATCAAATACCAAAATTTACTGAAAAAAGATGGGAAACAAATGAAAATCCCTTATTTTGAAAATGTGGGAATACTCAACGGACTTGGATCAAGGGGTCTCACCCACTCTTTATTTGCCGCAGAGATTTTAGTCTCTTCCATGTTTTCAGAACCGGATGTTGTGCAGGAAAGGATTTTTAAGTCTTTGAAACCAGATCGTTTTTTACTTCGTATGTGGAAACGAGACCAGCTAACATAG
- a CDS encoding MinD/ParA family protein codes for MDQAANLRKLTETGTGLKLVQPQDAVKKTKIIAVASGKGGVGKSTVSVNLAISIAKTGLKVLIFDGDLGLANVNVLLGIIPKYNLYHVVKGHKTLKDIVISTPEGVDIIAGASGYSQLANLNETQRNNLIKGFAELDRYDVMIIDTGAGISANVIGLVMPADEVVVVTTPEPTSITDSYGLIKSIVSQSKDKNLKIIVNRVRSAIEGKKVADRVIDISGQFLEVQVENLGFIFQDEEVEKSIREQKPFIIGAPRSKAAACLTRVTHTLLQTEGGYDDEEGLTGFFKKFFSFVDFKEKEMEEKMEEDN; via the coding sequence ATGGACCAAGCTGCAAATCTTAGAAAGCTCACTGAAACTGGTACTGGTTTAAAACTTGTTCAACCCCAGGATGCAGTCAAAAAAACCAAAATCATCGCGGTAGCTTCTGGCAAAGGTGGTGTTGGAAAAAGTACTGTCTCCGTAAACCTTGCGATCTCCATTGCAAAGACGGGGCTCAAAGTTTTAATCTTTGATGGTGACTTGGGGCTTGCCAACGTCAATGTTCTTCTTGGGATCATTCCGAAATACAATTTATACCATGTGGTGAAAGGCCACAAAACTTTGAAAGACATCGTCATCTCCACTCCAGAAGGTGTGGACATCATTGCTGGTGCTTCTGGATACTCTCAGCTTGCTAACTTAAACGAAACACAAAGAAACAATCTCATCAAAGGGTTTGCAGAACTCGACCGTTATGATGTCATGATCATCGATACGGGAGCGGGAATCTCTGCCAATGTCATTGGTCTTGTGATGCCTGCGGATGAAGTAGTTGTGGTCACAACACCGGAACCGACTTCCATTACCGATTCTTATGGGCTTATTAAATCCATTGTTTCCCAATCCAAAGACAAAAACCTAAAAATCATCGTGAACCGTGTGCGTTCTGCCATCGAAGGGAAAAAAGTTGCCGATCGTGTCATCGACATCTCCGGTCAATTTTTAGAAGTCCAAGTGGAAAACTTAGGATTTATCTTCCAGGATGAAGAAGTAGAAAAATCCATTCGCGAACAAAAACCATTCATCATTGGTGCTCCTCGTTCTAAGGCTGCAGCTTGCCTCACAAGAGTCACACACACCCTCTTACAAACCGAAGGTGGGTATGATGATGAAGAAGGCCTAACAGGGTTTTTCAAAAAATTCTTTAGCTTCGTCGATTTCAAAGAAAAAGAAATGGAAGAAAAGATGGAGGAAGACAACTAA
- a CDS encoding guanylate kinase → MKVVNPNLYIISSVAGGGKSTIIAALLAEYPEFYFSISCTTREPRPGDKDGKTYHFLSVPEFQKRIEAGEFYEWAEVHGNYYGTPKGPILEALREHRVALLDLDVQGAKSVKAIRPESVTIFIEPPSREIWIERLIRRGTDSKTSIERRIQNGIKELDEAPSFDYVVVNDRLEDAIQDVKSILFGSKNKT, encoded by the coding sequence TTGAAAGTAGTGAATCCTAATTTATATATCATTTCCTCTGTTGCTGGCGGTGGTAAATCAACCATCATTGCGGCCTTACTTGCTGAGTATCCTGAGTTTTATTTTTCCATATCTTGTACCACTCGTGAACCAAGGCCCGGTGATAAAGACGGAAAAACCTACCATTTCCTTTCGGTTCCAGAGTTTCAAAAACGGATAGAAGCGGGTGAGTTTTATGAATGGGCCGAGGTCCATGGAAATTATTACGGAACTCCCAAAGGCCCAATTTTAGAAGCATTACGTGAACACAGGGTCGCACTTCTCGATTTGGATGTACAAGGAGCAAAATCCGTGAAGGCAATACGTCCTGAATCTGTAACGATATTTATTGAACCACCTAGCAGAGAGATTTGGATTGAAAGACTGATCCGTCGTGGAACCGATTCTAAAACCAGCATTGAAAGACGAATTCAAAATGGAATTAAGGAGCTTGATGAAGCACCTAGCTTTGATTATGTGGTTGTGAACGACCGGTTAGAAGATGCCATCCAAGATGTAAAATCCATTTTATTTGGATCTAAAAATAAAACTTAA
- a CDS encoding DUF370 domain-containing protein, whose product MSSFPVLNVGFSNVVFVSKILTILQADSAGAKRLRSEAKAESRLIDATSGRKTRSVLVLDSGHILLSAIRPESLSKRLETGDNHIGEGEEEQED is encoded by the coding sequence ATGTCTTCGTTTCCAGTACTCAATGTTGGTTTTTCTAATGTAGTATTTGTATCGAAAATCCTAACCATCTTACAAGCAGACTCCGCTGGTGCCAAAAGACTTCGTTCGGAAGCAAAAGCTGAGAGTCGTTTGATTGATGCCACTAGTGGACGTAAAACGAGATCTGTTCTTGTTTTAGATTCAGGCCATATCCTTCTCTCCGCCATCCGCCCTGAAAGTTTATCCAAACGATTGGAAACCGGCGACAACCATATCGGTGAGGGTGAGGAGGAACAAGAAGATTGA
- a CDS encoding thioredoxin fold domain-containing protein yields MVRKFFPLFFLLFTTALFSESPWGGSIQKGFETAKQDKKFIIVDVFADWCTYCLVLEKEIFPDPEVSRILDNFVRVRLDGEEFPNFRKKYNIEGYPTILFLDGDGNYVTKISGLATKEDILGISKRILQEQNIESYLKTELRRNVNSPDIHFRLGLIYFQKKDFEKAEIQFTEAVQKSKNLPVIKENAHFNLNLAKSIHGSKESAANSWKEFLEVYPSSTHKTTAKLYYGLTLKDAGESKLAKSVLLEIKPQLTTDSDKSMCNAALSEIERGF; encoded by the coding sequence ATGGTGCGTAAGTTTTTTCCACTTTTTTTCCTTCTTTTCACTACTGCCTTGTTTTCCGAGTCTCCCTGGGGCGGATCCATCCAAAAAGGTTTCGAAACGGCAAAACAAGACAAAAAATTTATCATCGTAGATGTTTTTGCCGATTGGTGCACTTACTGTTTGGTTTTAGAAAAGGAAATTTTTCCCGATCCAGAAGTCAGCCGGATTTTAGATAACTTCGTCAGAGTTCGGTTAGATGGTGAAGAATTCCCCAACTTTCGAAAAAAATACAATATCGAAGGATACCCCACAATTCTTTTTCTAGATGGGGATGGAAACTATGTAACAAAGATTTCGGGACTGGCAACCAAAGAAGACATTCTAGGAATATCCAAAAGAATTCTCCAAGAACAAAATATAGAATCGTACCTCAAAACAGAACTTAGGCGAAATGTAAATAGTCCAGACATCCATTTTCGATTGGGTTTAATCTATTTCCAAAAAAAAGACTTTGAAAAAGCGGAAATCCAATTCACCGAAGCGGTCCAAAAATCTAAAAACCTACCCGTAATCAAAGAGAACGCACATTTTAACTTAAACTTAGCAAAATCCATCCACGGATCCAAAGAATCCGCAGCCAATTCATGGAAAGAATTTTTAGAAGTCTACCCCTCATCTACCCACAAAACAACCGCTAAATTATATTATGGGTTAACTTTAAAAGATGCTGGAGAATCGAAGTTAGCTAAATCGGTTTTACTAGAAATTAAACCCCAACTAACAACTGATTCGGACAAATCCATGTGCAATGCAGCTTTGTCCGAAATTGAGAGAGGTTTTTAA
- a CDS encoding FapA family protein: protein MSLSEFLTEELKEFDRKEKEQVEVIADTIEECLAIASSHLGRKVHEIDYTVLKRGKKSLFFSEPYHIRASIIPDDLLLDELSLLDEHLTGGSGKLVSKDLKELVTPKNKDGRVSVKIYRTGVFLTVYPPSGEGMEMSMADVSKKLSFRGVAGVDQNLINKVIKEKKGEPVLISNQKPKAGNDSSCNVEIAQENMRAFVTVFPARPGGRDLEVSDIVAALKGMGVAHGLKEDEIRKSLDEDIINKPFIGAEGDFPVNGKNAEIKYYVRTEKKINFKEDQSGRVDYKDLDMIENVVVGQLLAEKLPAEKGKFGRNLFGMVLPAKDGVDTELKQGKGTILSEDKMRLTAEVNGQVLYAAGRLSVETVYRINGDVGVRTGNVTFLGSIIITGNVEDNYSVKAAGNIEIYGTVQKAIVEADGDIIVRQGVTGREEARVESTGGNIVAKFIQNATCITEKDIIVQEGILHSHLMAGGKISCKGKRGQIVGGTIQAAQLISAKIIGSQANPQTDLIVGNNPKILKQIQEYEEKRKENQDKLDQLTKTMRTLKARKEADPASFTAEQDAHLQKLEAGTKKLEKRIAEAGKDIQTLTEYMDEQAASGRISVEKTIFPGVTIRIRNADFKLRHETKAKTFYEEESQVRSAPYEDPDESKNDWRKKRGRGKSKN, encoded by the coding sequence ATGTCTCTCTCTGAATTTCTTACAGAGGAACTGAAAGAGTTCGACCGTAAGGAAAAAGAACAAGTAGAGGTCATAGCCGATACCATTGAAGAATGTTTGGCAATTGCCTCAAGCCACTTAGGCCGCAAAGTTCACGAAATTGATTATACAGTTTTAAAAAGAGGAAAGAAGTCTCTTTTCTTTTCAGAACCATACCATATCCGAGCTTCCATCATTCCCGATGATTTGTTATTAGATGAATTGAGTCTTTTGGATGAGCATCTAACAGGTGGTAGCGGGAAATTAGTTTCTAAAGACCTGAAGGAGTTAGTGACTCCTAAAAATAAAGATGGTAGAGTTTCGGTTAAAATCTATAGAACAGGTGTGTTTTTAACGGTTTATCCTCCGTCTGGGGAAGGGATGGAAATGTCGATGGCTGATGTTTCCAAAAAACTATCTTTTCGCGGTGTGGCTGGTGTAGATCAAAATTTAATTAATAAAGTCATCAAAGAAAAAAAAGGCGAACCGGTTCTTATCTCCAACCAAAAACCAAAGGCCGGAAACGATTCCAGTTGCAACGTAGAAATTGCCCAAGAAAATATGCGTGCCTTTGTGACTGTATTCCCTGCGAGGCCAGGTGGGCGTGATTTAGAAGTTTCTGATATTGTTGCCGCACTCAAAGGAATGGGTGTGGCCCATGGTTTGAAAGAAGATGAAATTCGTAAAAGTTTGGACGAAGACATCATAAATAAACCATTTATCGGTGCGGAAGGTGATTTTCCTGTGAACGGGAAAAATGCAGAAATTAAATACTATGTCCGCACAGAAAAGAAAATCAATTTCAAAGAAGACCAATCGGGTCGAGTGGACTACAAAGACTTAGATATGATTGAAAACGTTGTCGTGGGACAACTGTTAGCTGAAAAACTTCCAGCAGAAAAAGGAAAATTCGGTCGTAACTTATTTGGAATGGTACTCCCTGCCAAAGATGGTGTTGATACAGAACTCAAACAAGGAAAAGGTACAATTCTATCCGAAGACAAAATGCGTCTCACCGCAGAAGTCAACGGACAGGTGTTATATGCTGCGGGTAGACTTTCTGTAGAAACGGTTTACCGAATCAATGGAGACGTGGGAGTTCGTACGGGTAACGTTACCTTCCTTGGTTCTATCATCATCACAGGAAACGTAGAAGATAATTATTCCGTCAAAGCTGCCGGTAACATTGAAATTTATGGAACAGTCCAGAAAGCCATTGTTGAAGCGGATGGGGATATCATTGTGCGCCAAGGGGTGACGGGAAGGGAAGAGGCACGTGTGGAATCCACTGGGGGAAACATTGTCGCTAAGTTCATCCAGAACGCCACTTGTATCACTGAAAAAGACATCATTGTCCAAGAAGGAATTTTACATTCACATTTGATGGCTGGGGGAAAAATTTCCTGTAAAGGAAAACGAGGCCAGATTGTGGGCGGAACCATCCAAGCCGCCCAACTCATTTCTGCTAAAATCATCGGTTCCCAAGCCAACCCACAAACGGATCTCATCGTGGGAAACAATCCCAAGATCTTAAAACAGATCCAGGAATACGAAGAAAAACGAAAAGAAAACCAGGACAAACTGGACCAACTCACAAAAACCATGCGCACCCTAAAGGCGAGAAAAGAAGCTGACCCTGCGAGTTTTACAGCAGAACAGGACGCCCATTTGCAGAAGTTGGAAGCGGGAACCAAAAAACTCGAAAAACGAATCGCCGAGGCCGGAAAGGACATCCAAACCTTGACCGAATACATGGACGAACAGGCCGCCAGTGGCCGTATTTCCGTCGAGAAGACCATTTTCCCTGGTGTTACCATCCGCATCCGCAATGCCGATTTCAAACTCCGCCACGAGACCAAAGCCAAGACCTTTTACGAAGAAGAATCCCAGGTGCGGAGCGCTCCTTACGAAGATCCGGACGAATCGAAAAATGACTGGAGAAAAAAGAGAGGGCGTGGTAAGTCTAAGAATTAA
- the mnmD gene encoding tRNA (5-methylaminomethyl-2-thiouridine)(34)-methyltransferase MnmD, whose protein sequence is MSNSPPNDQNNTIEFKEGVPVSLLFDDVYFSKAGGWEESNYVFFHGNELESKINGDDPSIFQIGELGFGSGLNLFVTLENWMALQNPRSVTFTSLEGYPLNTEVLLALNKSYPIKNLWFQDLLLSYQTAKLSWEKDKTKNLWVYEWIHNSNKNQFVLNVYFGDILVCLPSFPKVHSWFLDGFSPGKNPDMWSGEVLSILRNKSDKGTSFATFSSAGFLRRNLTELGFVVEKKKGFGRKREMISGYLE, encoded by the coding sequence ATGTCAAACTCCCCTCCAAACGACCAAAATAACACAATTGAATTTAAAGAGGGAGTTCCTGTTTCCTTATTATTCGATGATGTTTACTTTTCCAAAGCAGGTGGTTGGGAAGAATCCAATTATGTTTTTTTTCATGGAAACGAATTGGAATCGAAAATCAACGGAGATGACCCATCCATATTTCAAATTGGTGAGTTGGGATTTGGATCAGGACTCAATTTATTTGTTACTTTAGAAAATTGGATGGCTTTACAAAATCCAAGATCCGTTACTTTCACAAGCCTTGAAGGTTACCCTTTAAACACAGAAGTATTATTAGCGTTAAACAAAAGTTATCCGATAAAAAATCTTTGGTTCCAAGACTTACTTCTTTCTTACCAAACTGCAAAACTAAGTTGGGAAAAAGATAAAACAAAAAACCTCTGGGTTTATGAATGGATCCACAATTCGAACAAAAATCAATTTGTCTTAAACGTCTATTTCGGAGACATCCTTGTCTGCCTTCCCTCTTTCCCGAAAGTCCATTCATGGTTTTTAGATGGATTTTCGCCGGGGAAAAATCCGGATATGTGGTCGGGTGAAGTTTTAAGTATCCTTAGAAATAAGTCGGACAAAGGAACTAGTTTTGCCACATTTTCTTCAGCCGGATTTTTAAGAAGAAACCTCACCGAACTAGGGTTTGTTGTAGAAAAGAAAAAAGGATTTGGCCGGAAACGAGAAATGATATCCGGTTATTTAGAATAA